The Vibrio quintilis DNA window TTGGTATTATTGTGATTGTGATTGGTATCTCCTCTCTTTGGTGGTATCAAAATCAGAAAGATGACACCTTACTTCCTCAAACTGATTATTCACAATCTGATACAACGCCTTCCTCAGCTCCCGAAAATAATAGCCCGACGCTTTCATCAGAACCTCAGCCACAAGATGAATTTAATACCGTTAAAACCTTGTCATCTCAGGATTCAGAGGAAGAGACGGAGTCTTCAGACACTGGATCTGCAGATACTGTAGAAACTCAGATTTCGGCTTCTGAGCCAGCTGCTCAGAAAACCCCGGCCGTAAAAGAAACGTCAGTGGCCGATACAAAAGTTGAACACAATGAAAGTACGCCTGACTCTCAGGTTGCTAATGAAAATGATAAAGCCGTAGAAAAGCAACCAGCAGCAGGCCTGACCCGGTTATCTATGGATTTTAAAGATGACTGCTGGGTTCGGGTGAAAGATGCAAATGGCAAGACTCTGATTGTCGGTTTAAAAAAAGCGGGCCGGACGATTCAGCTTCAGGGACAGGCACCTTTCAGCTTTATTCTCGGGGCTCCTGAAAGTGTTTCTGTCACATTTGCAGGTGAACCTGTGGACCTTTCCCGGTATACTTCAGGTAAAGTAGCAAGATTTACCTTACCTTAGATAAAAATATGCAACCTAAATCTCCTATTCAGCGCCGCCGTTCAACCCGGATCTATGTTGGTAATGTTCCTGTTGGTGATGGCGC harbors:
- the rodZ gene encoding cytoskeleton protein RodZ, yielding MMTETETETTKDETPQKPGTLLRQKRESLGLTQKQVADKLRLRVTVIESLEDNNFNIDKVSTFVRGYIRSYARIVGLDEQSVVKAYDQYCGSEQQELSMTSFSRKTARQQHNSRINLITFGIIVIVIGISSLWWYQNQKDDTLLPQTDYSQSDTTPSSAPENNSPTLSSEPQPQDEFNTVKTLSSQDSEEETESSDTGSADTVETQISASEPAAQKTPAVKETSVADTKVEHNESTPDSQVANENDKAVEKQPAAGLTRLSMDFKDDCWVRVKDANGKTLIVGLKKAGRTIQLQGQAPFSFILGAPESVSVTFAGEPVDLSRYTSGKVARFTLP